The genomic window CGCTGTTAAAAACCCACATCAATATTAGAATTCCTACTCCTGTAATTAATCCAAGAAGCACTGCCACTGTTATGGTGAGAGGACCCCAAGGAATAATGGGTTTTGCAGAGGTAAGGTGCGCAGGTTCGATAATGCGAAAGTCAGATGTTGTAGAGACAAGACTTAACTCCACGTTGGATTTCTTCTCCATTAAAGAAGTGTATAATGTCTCGTTGATTCTAAAACGTCTTTCTAATTTTAGCAGCTCACTCTGTTCTTTTGGAAACTCTTTAGAACTCGCGTCAATTTCGCCAATTCGCTTTTCGATATCACCGAGTTTCATAAGATTACTCGACTTGAAACCTTCTACGGATCGAAGAATTGTAGCACGTTTTCCTTCAATTGCATTTTTCACTTGCCCGTATGCGGGATTATCCTGAGCTCCTTGAGCTTCCAGAGATTTTATATCCTGTTGAAGGTCGACAAGCTCTTGCGTCAAACGCAAAAGGAGACCATCTGTAATACCAAATGCTTCTGGCGAAATCAGAGTAGAGTAGTCATCGTTTGTGCGTAGCGTTTCTTCTAAGTAACTGAAGTACTTGTTTCTCACAACCAATTCGATTTTCTCGTCTTGGAGTTCTGCACTTTGATTGAGCAGAAGAGCACCTTCTGCGTCGATGCTTGTAATTGAGTTCTCTGACTTGAAGTACTTCAAAGAGTCCTCACTATCTTCAAGAAGGCTAGATGTATTTTCAATTTCTTTTTCTAAAAAATCAAGAGCCATACGCAGTGTGCGTGTTTTTAAATCCAAGTGATTGGCGATAAAAGCATCACCCAAGGTAGATAAGAACTCCAGTTGTCGGGGTGCTGAAACGCCTGATAGCGAAGCCGTGAAGACAGTAGACTCTATATCTTGATCTACTACCTCGAGCGACTTAATCATCTCAGCGATTTGGGTAGGCAAATCCATCAGTACGAAGCCGAATTCATCTTCGAAGAGTTCATTCTTCAAGGTGATATTTGGATTCATCAAGGTATCTTGAGGAATCAATCGGAACTTCATTTGACCTAGTGTTACCCATTCTCCAAACTGAAACTCACCTTCATAGTAATATTCTCCTGAGCCTTCCAAATACTCACCTTCTCCCTCAATAGTGTATTTATTAAAATCCGTAAAGTTTACATAAAACGGAGCTTCGTAAGGGGTTTCAAATCGCTCAAAACTCATGTAGGTAGAGTCCAACTCGAGTTTGAAGGGAGAAGAGTCATAAACCTCTCTGTTGAGAAGGCCGGATTTGATATACTTCACCATCCCCGTTTTCTGCAACGCTTCAGATACCAGTGGATAACTGGCAAAAACTATTCTTTGGTTGTTGAAGTAATAGGCTTCTGCCTTTCTGAACACAGGCTCACCTGTTACCAAGATGCTCGGATCGTCCTGACCTTTTGGTTCTTCTGTCAGAACGGTTGTCTTAGCTGTATAGTAAGGAGGGAATGAAATTTGAAACAGTACACCAATTGCAAGCCAGAAAACGAGTGACACTGTGATAATTGGCCACCCTCTTTTGAAACGGTTTACTACGCCTCTAAAGTCGACCTCTTCTTTTCGAATAATTTCTTGTTCGTCGATCATTAGTTATCTGTAATTAATAAGTAAAGGGTAAGTACGCTAACTGTAGCAGAAATAGCGTTGAATAAGTTCTGCACATCTCTGGTCGCATATTTCTTGCGCTTCTGAGGCTTCACCATCAGGATGTCATTCGGCTTTAAATAGAATTTATCTGAAGCCAAGATATTTTGGTCGGTTAGGTCAACTGAATAAAGGTGGTTCTTACCATCACGAGATCGGATTACTTTTACGGTTTCCCTGCTGGCAAAGTCCGTTGCATCACCCGCCAGACCCATAGCTTCAAAGATGTTGAGCCTGTGGTTATAGACGGGGTAGCGCCCGGGCCTATTGACCTCACCCAATACAGTGACAAAATAATTGAGCATGAAAACTTTGATTGAAGGGTCAGAGAATACAGCAGAGGCACCCTCTTTTACGGCGGTTTCTGCTTCAAGCATCGTCATTCCGCCTACGTTGATCAGTCCAACCAAGGGAAGATCAATCTGACCATTCTCATCAATGGTAAAACCGGCCAAAACGGGTAGGCTCTGTACAATCCTTGTATCGTCCATATAGAATTGGTCAATTTGACCGAATGACTTGGACAAGACTGGGTGATCAGATCTGACATACAAGATATCACCTGTTTGAAGCTTGTAGTCTACAGGTTCGCTTGCAAAAGTGGTGTCAGCCAAATAATTATACGGCTTATTCTCGGAATAATCCTGTACGTAGACAATACGCTTGTTTGAGATACAAGAGGCGAGGAAAAAACCAATAAATACTATTGGTAGAAATCTTCTTAACTTCTTCATTTAAGGGGATATTGTTACTTCTTGCGAATGTTTTTTTATAAAAAATCAGATAGGAAATTCCAGCTTAGCTGAGCAGAGTTAGTCTTTCCTGTACGATTGTTTATCCCCATTTATTCGAAATGAAAGCAACATATGTTTCATTATGGGTAAAAAACTTCGAGTTAGCATATTAGAGCGATTGACGATTGGTAAGGCAAATGTAAAAGGATTTCCTTATCAACCATTTTGATCAATCGTAACTTTTATTGCATTTCTTTGGTTTTATGATTGGATGATTTAAAGGTGTTTAATGCATCATCCGATTTACTGAATATATTTGCCTCTCGTCACCCGCTAACAGAACATGGAATTTTCTGCTCAAGCTTTAGTTGTAGCTTTCTCAATCTTGTTCTTGATCATAGTGCTATACCGTGAGCTCATCAGGCCAGGTATCGCGTTCATGATCGTGACGGTTGTGCTATTGTTGTTTGGTGTAATTTCTCCAAAAGAGGCATTAAGCGGATTTGCAAATGAGCAGCTGGCCGTAATAGTTATGCTCATGGTTGTGAGCAATACCATGCGCAAAACCAATCTTCTGGATAGAGCTTTTCAGAGTTTCTTCAAACCTACCGACGGGAGAGGGCTATTTATGACCAAAATGACAGGAAGCGTTGGTGTGGCTTCGGCTTTGCTCAACAATACTCCACTTGTGGCCATGATGATGCCCTATGTGTATTCTTGGTCTGAACAGAAAAAATTAGCCGCATCTCAATTTTTGATACCGCTCTCTTATGCTTCCATTCTCGGGGGCTGTGTAACACTTATTGGTACCTCCACAAACCTTATTGTAAACGGATTAGCGATCGAGTATGGGGAGCAGAGTTTAGGAATTTTCGACTTTGCTATTCTCGGTATCCCTGCATTGTTCATCGGGGGATTTTATCTATTTGCTTTTTCTAAAGCACTGCTTCCGAATAATCGCTCTGCTACTGAAGAATCTGCTGCGCGAGAGTACTTTGTTGAAACTCATGTACAACCGGGAAGTAAATTGATTGGGAAGTCGATACAAGGTGCTTCTTTGAGAAGTTTGAAGGGTCTTTTCCTTGTGGAGATACGACGAAAGAAAAAGGATATTACGCCCGTGCCTCCTGATATGATTTTAGAAAAAGGAGACAAACTATTCTTTGCCGGAGACCCGGCGGGAGTAGCCGAACTGACTTCCCCTTCTTTAGGTCTTTCCTTACCTCAGGAATGTCAACTTCCAAAGGAGAGTCAATCACGGGTGATCGAACTCGTAATTGCTCCTCAATCCAATTTAATCGGAGAAATTGTTAAAAATACCGACTTCCGCAATCGTTACAATGGGGCCATAATGGGCATCCACAGAGGTGAAGAGAGGTTGAAAGGAAAAATCGGTGATGTAGAGCTTCGAGGAGGGGATGTTCTCTTAGTTCTCTCTGGAAATGGCTTCATTAAAAGGGTAGAAGCCAGCCAAAATTTCTATATCCTATCTCAAGTTAAGGAAGTACATAACCTCTCTTGGTGGAAAACGCTGGTGATTATCGGGGGTTTATTATTGGCCATTCTTTTGGCTGCCACCAATGTGGTTCCTCTGTTCATTTCTCTGGTAGCGCTTATTACCGTTTGCATTTTGCTAAATCTTATCAAGACCAGGGAAATAAAGGAGAATGCAGACATGAATCTTATTGTCATTATTGCGCTCGGATTAGCCTTGGGAAAAGGAATGATCAATAGTGGATTAGCAGACCTTTTGGCCAATAGTGGACTGAATCTATTGAAACCTTTTGGCGGATATGGGCTCATTGCAGGAATTTTTGTCGTAACCAACTTGCTCTCGGCATTCATGACAAGTAAAGCGGCGGTGGCCATCGTTTTACCTGTGGCTTTAACCATTGCTCATGATATGGGAATGCCCATTGAGCCATTTATTCTGGTGGTAGCTTTTGGTGGAGCGGCCAACTTTATTACTCCTATTGGTTACCAAACCAATTTGATGGTTTACACTCCCGGAGGATATACTTTCAACGATTATTTCAGATTTGGCTTGCCTCTTACCATTATTTGCCTTTTAATTTGCACCCTCGTATTAAATAGCTATTACAACCTCAACTAAAACAAAATGAAAGATTTAATCTCTACCGCAATTGAAGCAGCCTACTTAGGTGGCCTCGAAATTCTAGATGTTTACGATAGTGATTTTGCCGTAGAAACCAAAAACGATAAGTCGCCGTTAACGCTAGCTGATAAGAGAGCTCACTTGAAGATTGTAGAAATTCTAGGAGAGGATTTACCTGTTTTGAGTGAAGAAGGGAAGTCTATTGAATTCAGTGAGCGGGCGGATTGGGATCGTTTTTGGATGGTAGATCCGCTCGATGGAACCAAAGAGTTCGTCAAGAGAAACGGAGAGTTTACCGTAAACATCGCTTTGATTGAAGACGGAAAGTCTGTAGGAGGAGTCATTTACGTTCCGGTGAAAAAGGACCTCTATTTTGGAGCAGTTGGGATGGGTTCTTACAAGATCTCAAATTACGATGGTAATGCTTATCAATGGTATGAACTCGTAGGCAAAGCTGAATCTTTGCCAGCTTCAAATGATTCCACTCCGTACAGAGCTGTGGGAAGTAGATCGCATATGTCTCCTGAAACGGAAGAGTTCTTTGAGGAACTCAAAAAAGAGCACGGCGAAATAGAGATTGTTTCCATGGGAAGTTCGCTTAAAATTTGCCTTGTGGCAGAGGGATCAGCTAACGTCTACCCAAGATTCGCTCCTACTATGGAATGGGATACGGCCGCGGGTCATGCTATTGCCAAAGGTGCTGGAAAGAACATTATGGACCACACCACACAGCAAGAGATGAGGTACAATAAAGAGAATCTGCTAAATAATTGGTTCATTGTAAACTAAGACGAAGATTAATGGAATTTCAAAACGAAAAGTCCCGCCTAAGCGGGACTTTTTTATGCTTTTAAGTCTTGTCAGTGCTCTATAAAGATGCCGTATCTGAAATGGAAATCAGAGCTTCCCTAATCACCTTATCGTCATCATTCATAATGGCGTAAAAGCCATCGTTGCCCCAAATGTTTCTGGCGATGTAAGCTTTTATGCGAAGTTCCAAGACTTCTTTTGAAAGTTTGATACCGCCTGTGTCGGGAGTAACCCCCTTCTCTTCAGCATAACCCACAAAACTGTCAAATAGGTTTGTGTCCACATTAAAGTCGCGTTCAAACTCTTTGTAACCTTCAAAACTTTCAAGGTCTGTTCGATGAGCGTCGGCATAGTCGAAGCCGAATTGGTTCAGAATGCCTCGGTAGCTTACTATGCTTAAGTATTCAGACGCTCCCACGGTATCAAGTCCAACGAAAATGTCGGGCATGATCCCACCACCTCCGTAAACGATGCGTCCGCCAGGGGTCACGTACTGGAGCGAATCAGGAAAATGGATGCTGTCTGCAGAAACGAGTTCACCTGTTTCAAATCGATTTTCGTAATCGGCTTCGTAGTCGATATCTTCACCGTATGGTTTCTGGATACTTCGGCCTGAAGGTGTGTAGTAACGAGCTACAGTAAGCCGTAATGCTGAATTATCAGGTAGGCTCATGTGTTCTTGAACGAGTCCTTTTCCAAAGGATCGACGACCAACTATCACTCCTCTATCATTGTCCTGAATGGCCCCAGCTAATATCTCAGATGCTGAGGCTGATCCTTGGTCAATTAAGATAGCCAAAGGAATATCCGAGTATTCCCCTCTCTTGGATGCGAAATATGATTTTTTAGGACTGGACTTTCCTTCGGTGTAGACAATGAGTTGCCCTTTTTGCAGAAATTCTTCTGCGATTTGCACTGCAGCAGTCAAGTATCCACCGCCATTCCCTCTCAGATCTATCACCAATTCGCTCATACCCTCATCCATAAGTTGTTGGGCACTTTGGGCAAATTCATCATAAGTGGTCCGTGCAAATCTGCTGATTTTAATGTAGCCAATCGAATTGTCAATAATTTGAGAAGTGGCTATGCTATTGATAGGAATAGTACCTCTGATGATTTCATAAGGAATAAGCTTGCGATTTCGTAGAACATCGACCTTCACCAAAGTTCCACCCTCACCTTTGAGTCGGGAAATCACGTCATCATTCTTAATTCCTACACCCGCGATGTTTTCATCATCGACATTAATGATCTTGTCTCCGGCTTGAATACCTAGCTCTTGGCTGGGTCCGCCATCAAGCGCGGCGACTACTCTTACAGTGTCGTTTTGAATCAAGAACTCTACACCTATTCCCTCAAAATTTCCTTCCAGCGGTTCTGTGTATGCGGCCATCTCTTCAGCGCTGATGTAGTATGAGTGTGGGTCCAGATCTTCCAAAATGGAGGAAATCGCTTTTTCGATCATCTGATTCTTCGCTACCGTATCGACATACTCACGGTCAATGTAGCTGATGATCTGAGTGATCTTGTCAGCGTTGGACGAGCTGCGTGTAGGCAAGAAACTCCTCGAGCCATCATCTGAGAAAAAGGTGCCCAGATAAATACCGAATACGAGCATAAAGGCCAGCATTAGCGGATAGTAGATAATCAGTTTATTTCTGTTCGAATTTTGATTCATTCCGGTTGTTCAATGTGTTCAACTTCTATTCCCGCATCTCTCAACAGCTTAACGCCTTCACCGTCTTTGTAGAGTTTGGCAAATACCACTCTCAGGATACCGGCTTGAAGAATAAGCTTGCTGCAATCTTTGCAAGGAGATAAGGTTAAGTATAACGTAGCATCCTGTGCATTGTTGGTCGAGCGGGCCACCTTGGTTATAGCATTCGCTTCAGCGTGAAGCACAAACCAATGCGTTTCTCCTGTACCATCTTCACAGCAATTGTCAAATCCCGCAGGCGTACCGTTGTATCCATCAGAAATGATCATGCCATTCTTTACAATAATAGCTCCTACTTGCTTTCTATTGCAATGCGACAATTTGCTCCACTCAGCTGCCATTCGTAAATAAGCCACGTCATATCGGTGCTGTTTTGCCTTGTTTTCAAATGTTAGAACTCCTTCTGCAATCATAAACGCGAAGATAAAACGGAATTATGGGCTATGGTTGCCGAGGAGGTAAGTTAAATTAAGTGAAAGCTCTTTCGGTGTTGAGTAGAGTCAACATGATATACGGAATAAAAAAAGCGAGAGTAGGCGCTCACCGCTTCCACTCTCGCTTTGTTTTTGTACCCGGGGCGGGAATCGAACCCGCACTCCCGAAAGAACTGGATTTTGAATCCAGCGCGTCTACCAGTTCCGCCACCCGGGCATTAAAATCGGTCGTGCGATTTGATAATTATCAATTATTCCAACCAAAATTAAGAGCGGCAAAATTACTCATTCAGACCAATAAGCCAAACAAAATCTCAAAAGGCTAAATTTGCGGGCAATATTTCTTTGGATGTCAGTGCCATAATCGTAGCTTTGCAGCCCTTTTAAAGATGAGTAACTCAGTCAAAATATTCGCAGGAAGCGCATCCGAAGATATCGGAACGAGAATCGCGCGAGCGTACGGTCAGGAATTAGGAAATCTGAAGATGTCCAAATTCAGTGACGGTGAGTTCCAGATTTCTTACGAGGAGAGTATTCGTGGAAACGATGTTTTTATCATCCAGTCCACCTTTCCACCCTCAGATAATTTGATGGAACTGCTCCTCATGGTAGACGCTGCCAAAAGAGCGTCTGCCAAAAGAATTGTTGCCATACTGCCTTATTTTGGTTTTGCCAGACAAGACAGAAAAGATAAGCCACGAGTAGCAATCGGTGCCAAATTGGTAGCCAACTTACTCACTGCGGCAGGAGTTGATCGGGTGATGACTATGGATCTTCATGCAGATCAAATCCAAGGATTTTTTGAAGTACCCGTAGATCACCTCTTCGCATCTTCCATTTTCTTGCCTTTCATCGAGACTCTTGATACTTCAAACTTGATTATGGCTGCCCCTGATACGGGAGGAACCAAGCGGGCAAATGCTTACGCCAAGTATCTGAATGTGGACATGGCCATCTGCTACAAGCAGAGAAAAGTCGCCAACCAAATTGAGAGCATGACGGTAATCGGAGATGTGGAAGGAAAAGATGTACTACTAGTAGACGACATTATTGATACAGCAGGTACATTGACTACTGCTGCTGACATGATGATGGACCGAGGTGCTAAAAGCGTTCGTGCTCTTTGCACCCACGCAGTACTTTCAGGACCAGCTTACGATAGAATCGAAAAGTCTACTATCAAAGAATTGATTGTTACCGACACCATTCCTCTTAAAAAGAAGAGTGATAAAATCCGTGTATTGACCATTGCAGATCTTTTTGCAGACGTTATTCACAGCGCGATCAATTACCAATCCATTAGCAAATATTTTATCGTTTCATAAACACAATCAAAAATGAAAACAGTATCGTTGAGCGGTTCTCCCAGAGAGAACGTAGGGAAAAAAGATGCTAGTCTCGTCAGAGCAGAGGGAAATATTCCTTGTGTTCTTTACGGTGGCGAAGACCAAAAACACTTTTCCATTAATGCCATAGATTTTAACAAGTTCATCTACACGCCGGATGTATTTATCTATGAATTGGACTTGGGCGGAACAAAGGTGAAAGCGATCATTCGCGATATCCAATTTCACCCGGTAACCGATGAAACAATCCACGTTGATTTCTTGGAGCTGATTGAAGGAAAATCTGTTAGAATGGAGCTTCCTCTAAGATTATCAGGAAATTCAATCGGAGTAAGAAACGGGGGGCGCCTTTTGGCAAACTTCCGTCGAGTTAATATCAAAGGTATCCCTGCCGATCTTCCGGAAGCAGTAGAAGTTGATATTTCAAAACTACGTATTGGTCAATTCATTCGAGTTGAAGACTTGAGCTTACCATCCGCTACGATTCTGCACAACCCAAAAGCGGTAGTAGTAGGAGTGAAAATGGCCCGTGGTGCTGTTGATGAGGACGAAGAAGAAGAAGGTGAAGAAGGTGAAGAGGGTGCTGAAGGCGAAGCTGCTGAAGCCTCTTCTGAAGCTCCTGCCGAAGAATAAACCTAACTCAACCGATACCTTGAAATATCTCGTAGTCGGTTTGGGCAATGTGGGTGATAAGTATCTCAACACCCGCCACAATATAGGATTCAAAGTAGCCGACGCTCTCGTAGAGCGATCGGCTGCTTTGTTTTCAGAGGAAAGGTATGGCGCTGTATCGACCATAAAACACAGGGGTAGAACCTTGATTATTTTGAAGCCAAACACATTTATGAATCTCAGTGGAAAGGCTGTGAACTACTGGCTCCAGAAAGAAAAGATTCCCATTGAAAAGCTTCTTGTAGTAACGGATGATCTGGCTTTGCCTTATGGCAAGCAGAGGCTACGAATGAAAGGAAGCGATGGCGGTCATAATGGCCTCAAGAATATCAATGCCATTTTGGGAAGGCAAGATTATGCTCGCCTTAGAGTGGGTATAGGAGACCAGTTTCACAAGGGCGGGCAAATAGATTATGTATTGGGCGATTGGTCCCCCGCCGAGAACAAGATCCTTTCAGAAAGAATTGATGTTGCCGCTGATACTTGTCTCTCTTTCTGTTCGATCGGTGGGCCTCAAACAATGACAACTTTTAATAACAAATAGTTAACTCCTACAAACTTCTTAACTTGGCGTTAACTCATACTTTTGCACCCAAAATTAAACCCAATTAAAATGAAGAAAATTTACTTCTTGCTATTTGCAGCAATGCTTATGACTTTTCAGTCAGCTGTTGCGCAGAGCGATCTTCTGATTTCAGGAGTCGTAGATGGAGACCTTACAGGGGGGAAACCTAAGGCCATCGAACTTTATGTGATCAATGATATTGCTGATCTTAGCGTCTACGGAATAGGATCTGCTAACAATGGCGGAGGCTCCGACGGTGTTGAATTTGTATTCCCTGCCGACGCCGCATCCGCAGGAGACTTTATTTACGTTAGTTCTGCTGACGGAGGTGATGATGTATTGTTTAGTGGTTATTTCGGTTTTGATGCCGATTATTTTTCAGGAGCAGCTGCAATCAACGGAGATGATGCTGTTGAGCTTTTCCTAAATGATGTAGTAGTAGACGTATTCGGAGACATCAACGTAAATGGAGATGGTGAATCTTGGGATTATACCGATGGTTGGGCTTATCGCCAAAACGGCACAGGTCCATCTACTACATTCACAGAATCAGAATGGCCTGTAGAAGGTGTAGGTCTGCTAGACGGATTTTTGACCAACGCAGAA from Cryomorphaceae bacterium 1068 includes these protein-coding regions:
- a CDS encoding AAA family ATPase, with product MIDEQEIIRKEEVDFRGVVNRFKRGWPIITVSLVFWLAIGVLFQISFPPYYTAKTTVLTEEPKGQDDPSILVTGEPVFRKAEAYYFNNQRIVFASYPLVSEALQKTGMVKYIKSGLLNREVYDSSPFKLELDSTYMSFERFETPYEAPFYVNFTDFNKYTIEGEGEYLEGSGEYYYEGEFQFGEWVTLGQMKFRLIPQDTLMNPNITLKNELFEDEFGFVLMDLPTQIAEMIKSLEVVDQDIESTVFTASLSGVSAPRQLEFLSTLGDAFIANHLDLKTRTLRMALDFLEKEIENTSSLLEDSEDSLKYFKSENSITSIDAEGALLLNQSAELQDEKIELVVRNKYFSYLEETLRTNDDYSTLISPEAFGITDGLLLRLTQELVDLQQDIKSLEAQGAQDNPAYGQVKNAIEGKRATILRSVEGFKSSNLMKLGDIEKRIGEIDASSKEFPKEQSELLKLERRFRINETLYTSLMEKKSNVELSLVSTTSDFRIIEPAHLTSAKPIIPWGPLTITVAVLLGLITGVGILILMWVFNSGIDSGVDLKRHLPQASLLSEIYYTNIRRPGELEDYPLSTLANQVNGLIYNIGVKKPDASTLGISSFKRGEGKSFTSSMLAVQYAQAGYKVIVIDANRRHPSVAKLFRISGGHDELNSFDINEIDSAIKSTSNGNIDVLSLGKVIFNNVEVQSFSELLRNLGSSYDRIIVDTAPIGNDARSLAILNATDMPIVISKRSHTDIQDLLDLKELYKTGSLKELNCVVTGTFSPKTSLSMRRNPYQKNKKRSFKERIKTVFAKV
- a CDS encoding polysaccharide biosynthesis/export family protein, whose translation is MKKLRRFLPIVFIGFFLASCISNKRIVYVQDYSENKPYNYLADTTFASEPVDYKLQTGDILYVRSDHPVLSKSFGQIDQFYMDDTRIVQSLPVLAGFTIDENGQIDLPLVGLINVGGMTMLEAETAVKEGASAVFSDPSIKVFMLNYFVTVLGEVNRPGRYPVYNHRLNIFEAMGLAGDATDFASRETVKVIRSRDGKNHLYSVDLTDQNILASDKFYLKPNDILMVKPQKRKKYATRDVQNLFNAISATVSVLTLYLLITDN
- a CDS encoding SLC13 family permease; translation: MEFSAQALVVAFSILFLIIVLYRELIRPGIAFMIVTVVLLLFGVISPKEALSGFANEQLAVIVMLMVVSNTMRKTNLLDRAFQSFFKPTDGRGLFMTKMTGSVGVASALLNNTPLVAMMMPYVYSWSEQKKLAASQFLIPLSYASILGGCVTLIGTSTNLIVNGLAIEYGEQSLGIFDFAILGIPALFIGGFYLFAFSKALLPNNRSATEESAAREYFVETHVQPGSKLIGKSIQGASLRSLKGLFLVEIRRKKKDITPVPPDMILEKGDKLFFAGDPAGVAELTSPSLGLSLPQECQLPKESQSRVIELVIAPQSNLIGEIVKNTDFRNRYNGAIMGIHRGEERLKGKIGDVELRGGDVLLVLSGNGFIKRVEASQNFYILSQVKEVHNLSWWKTLVIIGGLLLAILLAATNVVPLFISLVALITVCILLNLIKTREIKENADMNLIVIIALGLALGKGMINSGLADLLANSGLNLLKPFGGYGLIAGIFVVTNLLSAFMTSKAAVAIVLPVALTIAHDMGMPIEPFILVVAFGGAANFITPIGYQTNLMVYTPGGYTFNDYFRFGLPLTIICLLICTLVLNSYYNLN
- the cysQ gene encoding 3'(2'),5'-bisphosphate nucleotidase CysQ, whose product is MKDLISTAIEAAYLGGLEILDVYDSDFAVETKNDKSPLTLADKRAHLKIVEILGEDLPVLSEEGKSIEFSERADWDRFWMVDPLDGTKEFVKRNGEFTVNIALIEDGKSVGGVIYVPVKKDLYFGAVGMGSYKISNYDGNAYQWYELVGKAESLPASNDSTPYRAVGSRSHMSPETEEFFEELKKEHGEIEIVSMGSSLKICLVAEGSANVYPRFAPTMEWDTAAGHAIAKGAGKNIMDHTTQQEMRYNKENLLNNWFIVN
- a CDS encoding S41 family peptidase produces the protein MNQNSNRNKLIIYYPLMLAFMLVFGIYLGTFFSDDGSRSFLPTRSSSNADKITQIISYIDREYVDTVAKNQMIEKAISSILEDLDPHSYYISAEEMAAYTEPLEGNFEGIGVEFLIQNDTVRVVAALDGGPSQELGIQAGDKIINVDDENIAGVGIKNDDVISRLKGEGGTLVKVDVLRNRKLIPYEIIRGTIPINSIATSQIIDNSIGYIKISRFARTTYDEFAQSAQQLMDEGMSELVIDLRGNGGGYLTAAVQIAEEFLQKGQLIVYTEGKSSPKKSYFASKRGEYSDIPLAILIDQGSASASEILAGAIQDNDRGVIVGRRSFGKGLVQEHMSLPDNSALRLTVARYYTPSGRSIQKPYGEDIDYEADYENRFETGELVSADSIHFPDSLQYVTPGGRIVYGGGGIMPDIFVGLDTVGASEYLSIVSYRGILNQFGFDYADAHRTDLESFEGYKEFERDFNVDTNLFDSFVGYAEEKGVTPDTGGIKLSKEVLELRIKAYIARNIWGNDGFYAIMNDDDKVIREALISISDTASL
- a CDS encoding dCMP deaminase family protein; this encodes MIAEGVLTFENKAKQHRYDVAYLRMAAEWSKLSHCNRKQVGAIIVKNGMIISDGYNGTPAGFDNCCEDGTGETHWFVLHAEANAITKVARSTNNAQDATLYLTLSPCKDCSKLILQAGILRVVFAKLYKDGEGVKLLRDAGIEVEHIEQPE
- a CDS encoding ribose-phosphate pyrophosphokinase, with protein sequence MSNSVKIFAGSASEDIGTRIARAYGQELGNLKMSKFSDGEFQISYEESIRGNDVFIIQSTFPPSDNLMELLLMVDAAKRASAKRIVAILPYFGFARQDRKDKPRVAIGAKLVANLLTAAGVDRVMTMDLHADQIQGFFEVPVDHLFASSIFLPFIETLDTSNLIMAAPDTGGTKRANAYAKYLNVDMAICYKQRKVANQIESMTVIGDVEGKDVLLVDDIIDTAGTLTTAADMMMDRGAKSVRALCTHAVLSGPAYDRIEKSTIKELIVTDTIPLKKKSDKIRVLTIADLFADVIHSAINYQSISKYFIVS
- a CDS encoding 50S ribosomal protein L25, giving the protein MKTVSLSGSPRENVGKKDASLVRAEGNIPCVLYGGEDQKHFSINAIDFNKFIYTPDVFIYELDLGGTKVKAIIRDIQFHPVTDETIHVDFLELIEGKSVRMELPLRLSGNSIGVRNGGRLLANFRRVNIKGIPADLPEAVEVDISKLRIGQFIRVEDLSLPSATILHNPKAVVVGVKMARGAVDEDEEEEGEEGEEGAEGEAAEASSEAPAEE
- the pth gene encoding aminoacyl-tRNA hydrolase → MKYLVVGLGNVGDKYLNTRHNIGFKVADALVERSAALFSEERYGAVSTIKHRGRTLIILKPNTFMNLSGKAVNYWLQKEKIPIEKLLVVTDDLALPYGKQRLRMKGSDGGHNGLKNINAILGRQDYARLRVGIGDQFHKGGQIDYVLGDWSPAENKILSERIDVAADTCLSFCSIGGPQTMTTFNNK